The Streptomyces cyaneogriseus subsp. noncyanogenus region CTCGCGCGGTCCCCCGCCGGCAGAACCCCCGGCGACGGCGACGCGTTCCCCGCGGCAGAAGCCCCCGTGACGGCGAGGCGTCCCCCTAGGCAGAAGCCCCCGCAACGCGATCCCGGCCGCTCAGGCCCCTTCGCTCCCCGCCACCGCCTGGATGTCCGGCTGGATGTCCGCCTGGAGCTCGTCCGCGTGCTCGCCCGTCACCAGGTACACCACCCGCTTGGCGACCGCGACGGCGTGGTCGGCGTACCGCTCGTAGTAGCGGCCCAGCAGGGTCACGTCGACGGCCGTCTCGATGCCGTGCTTCCAGCGGTCGTCCATCAGGTGCTGGAAGAGGGTGCGGTGCAGGAGGTCCATCGCGTCGTCGTCCTGCTCGAGCTGGAGGGCCAGGTCGACGTCCTTGGTGATGATCACCTCGGCCGCCTTCGCCATCAGCCGCTGCGCGAGCTGGCCCATCTCCAGAATGGTGGCGTGCAGGTCGTGCGGGACCGCCCGCTCGGGGTAGCGCAGCCGGGCCAGCTTCGCCACGTGCTGGGCGAGGTCACCGGAGCGCTCCAGGTCGGCGGACATGCGCAGGGAGGTGACGACGATCCGCAGATCGGTCGCCACCGGCTGCTGCCGGGCCAGCAGGGCTATGGCCCGCGCCTCCAGGTCGTGCTGGAGCTGGTCGACCTTGGCGTCGGCCTCGATCACGTGCTCCGCCAGCTTCAGGTCGGAGTCGAGGATGGCGGTCGTGGCGCGCCCGATCGCCGACCCGACCAGCCGGGCCATCTCCACCAGACCGTCGCCGATCGAGTCCAGTTCCTCGTGGTACGCGTCCCGCATCAGGGTTCCTCTCGTACGTCTTCGAAAGGGGGCTCGCGCCCCTCGCTTCACCCCCACGTTTCCACGTTCCGGCCCGGACGCGTCCGTTTCCGGCATCCCGAATGAACCATCCCTGGCCCCCAGGTGAACTCTGAGCGACGAGTGTTCGAGCTCGCACTCCGATGGCTGTGGGCGGGACCTTTCCCGTGCCTAACCTTGAGGCATGGACGTGAACGCGGCGGTCGCCGCAGCGGCTGCGATCGCCGGAGTGCTCACCGGTGTCATCGCCATGCTGGCGTTCCGCTGGAGCGAGCGCGACCAGAAGCGGCCCACCCGGACCTCCCTGCACGCCGACCCGATGCTCCCGCCCGGCGTGGACACCGTGCTGTCGGTGCTCCGCTCCTCCGCCGTCGTCCTCGACGAGGAGGACGCCGTGGTCAAGGCCAGCTCGGCGGCGTACGCCCTCGGCTTGGTCCGCGGCGGCAAG contains the following coding sequences:
- the phoU gene encoding phosphate signaling complex protein PhoU, giving the protein MRDAYHEELDSIGDGLVEMARLVGSAIGRATTAILDSDLKLAEHVIEADAKVDQLQHDLEARAIALLARQQPVATDLRIVVTSLRMSADLERSGDLAQHVAKLARLRYPERAVPHDLHATILEMGQLAQRLMAKAAEVIITKDVDLALQLEQDDDAMDLLHRTLFQHLMDDRWKHGIETAVDVTLLGRYYERYADHAVAVAKRVVYLVTGEHADELQADIQPDIQAVAGSEGA